A genomic region of Serratia fonticola contains the following coding sequences:
- the rpsI gene encoding 30S ribosomal protein S9: MAENQYYGTGRRKSSAARVFIKPGNGNIVINQRSLEQYFGRETARMVVRQPLELIDMVGKFDLYITVKGGGISGQAGAIRHGITRALMEYDESLRGELRKAGFVTRDARQVERKKVGLRKARRRPQFSKR; encoded by the coding sequence ATGGCTGAAAATCAATACTACGGCACTGGTCGCCGCAAAAGCTCCGCCGCTCGCGTCTTTATCAAGCCGGGCAACGGTAACATCGTTATCAACCAGCGTAGCCTGGAACAGTACTTCGGTCGCGAAACTGCCCGCATGGTAGTTCGTCAGCCGCTGGAACTGATCGACATGGTAGGTAAGTTTGACCTGTACATCACCGTTAAAGGTGGTGGTATTTCTGGTCAAGCTGGCGCAATCCGTCACGGCATCACGCGTGCTCTGATGGAATATGACGAAAGTCTGCGTGGCGAACTGCGTAAAGCTGGCTTCGTTACTCGTGACGCTCGTCAGGTTGAACGTAAGAAAGTCGGCCTGCGTAAAGCACGTCGTCGTCCGCAGTTCTCCAAGCGTTAA
- the gltB gene encoding glutamate synthase large subunit: MLYDKSQERDNCGFGLIAHIEGEPSHKVVRTAIHALARMQHRGAILADGKTGDGCGLLLQKPDRFFRMVAEERGWRLAKNYAVGMMFLSQNEEEARASRRIVEEELQNETLSIVGWREVPTNPDVLGEIALSSLPRIEQIFVNAPAGWRPRDMERRLFVARRRIEKRVQDDSFYVCSFSNLVTIYKGLCMPADLPRFYLDLADLRLESAICLFHQRFSTNTVPRWPLAQPFRYLAHNGEINTITGNRQWARARTYKFQTPLIPDLQSAAPFVNETGSDSSSLDNMLELLLAGGMDLIRAMRLLVPPAWQNNPDMDTDLRAFFDFNSMHMEPWDGPAGIVMSDGRYAACNLDRNGLRPARYVITKDKLITCASEVGIWDYQPDEVVEKGRVGPGELMVIDTRSGKILHSAETDNDLKSRHPYKEWMEKNVKRLVPFEDLPEDQVGSRELDDATLETYQKQFGYSSEELDQVLRVLGEIGQEATGSMGDDTPFAVLSSRPRIIYDYFRQQFAQVTNPPIDPLREAHVMSLATSIGREMNVFCEAEGQAHRLSFKSPILLYSDFKQLTTLEGEYYRADTLDLTFDPAEQDLEQAVRALCDEAERKVRDGAVLLVLSDRAITPQRLPVPAPMAVGAVQTRLVEKNLRCDANIIVETASARDPHHFAVLLGFGATAIYPYLAYETLAKLVDSQAIDKKYRDVMLNYRNGINKGLYKIMSKMGISTIASYRCSKLFEAVGLHRDLSNLCFQGVVSRIGGASFSDFQQDLQNLSKRAWLKRKPLDQGGLLKFVHNGEYHAYNPDVVNALQKAVHSGEYSDYQAYAKLVNERPVATLRDLLAIKPLGTPIPVDQVEPAESLFQRFDTAAMSIGALSPEAHESLAIAMNSLGGFSNSGEGGEDPARYGTNKVSRIKQVASGRFGVTPAYLVNADVIQIKVAQGAKPGEGGQLPGDKVTPYIAKLRYSVPGVTLISPPPHHDIYSIEDLAQLIFDLKQVNPKAMISVKLVSEPGVGTIATGVAKAYADLITIAGYDGGTGASPLSSVKYAGCPWELGLVETQQALVANGLRHKIRLQVDGGLKTGVDIVKAAILGAESFGFGTGPMVALGCKYLRICHLNNCATGVATQDEKLRRDHYHGLPERVINYFQFIARETREIMAELGVSQLVDLIGRTEFLTELDGISAKQNKLDLSPLLKTATPHAGKALHCTESSNPPFDQGLLNKELLAQALPHVEAKQSKTFYFDIRNTDRSVGATLSGTIATLHGDQGMAADPIKAHFSGTAGQSFGVWNAGGVELTLTGDANDYVGKGMAGGRIAVRPPVGSAFRSFEASIVGNTCLYGATGGKLFAAGRAGERFAVRNSGAITVVEGIGDNGCEYMTGGIVCVLGKTGINFGAGMTGGFAYVLDEDGEFRKRVNPELVEVLDVDQLAIHEEHLRGLITEHVQLTGSSRGEEILANWPVWAPKFALVKPKSSDVKALLGHRSRSAAELRVQAQ; this comes from the coding sequence ATGTTGTACGATAAATCCCAAGAGAGGGACAACTGTGGTTTCGGCCTAATCGCCCACATAGAAGGCGAACCTAGCCACAAGGTAGTGCGCACCGCTATTCACGCACTGGCCCGCATGCAGCACCGTGGCGCAATCCTTGCTGACGGCAAGACTGGCGACGGTTGCGGCCTGTTATTGCAAAAGCCCGATCGCTTTTTCCGCATGGTGGCGGAAGAGCGCGGCTGGCGTTTAGCCAAAAACTACGCTGTTGGCATGATGTTCCTCAGCCAGAATGAAGAGGAAGCGCGCGCCAGCCGCCGCATTGTTGAAGAAGAGCTGCAGAACGAAACGCTGTCGATCGTCGGCTGGCGTGAAGTCCCCACCAACCCGGATGTATTGGGCGAAATTGCCCTCTCTTCTCTGCCGCGTATTGAACAGATTTTCGTCAACGCTCCTGCGGGCTGGCGTCCACGCGATATGGAGCGCCGCCTGTTTGTGGCACGCCGCCGTATCGAGAAACGGGTCCAGGATGACAGCTTCTATGTGTGCAGCTTCTCCAATCTGGTGACGATCTACAAAGGCCTGTGCATGCCGGCCGACTTGCCACGTTTCTATCTGGATCTGGCCGATCTGCGGCTGGAATCTGCCATCTGCCTGTTCCACCAGCGCTTCTCCACCAATACCGTGCCGCGCTGGCCGTTAGCGCAACCGTTTCGCTATCTGGCGCACAACGGTGAGATCAACACCATTACCGGTAACCGTCAGTGGGCCCGTGCCCGTACTTATAAATTCCAGACCCCCCTGATCCCGGATTTACAATCCGCCGCACCTTTCGTCAACGAAACCGGCTCCGATTCCAGCTCGCTGGATAACATGCTGGAGCTGTTGCTGGCGGGGGGGATGGATCTGATCCGCGCCATGCGTTTGCTGGTGCCACCGGCCTGGCAGAACAACCCGGATATGGACACCGATCTGCGTGCCTTCTTTGACTTCAACTCGATGCACATGGAACCGTGGGACGGCCCGGCGGGTATCGTGATGTCCGATGGCCGCTATGCGGCCTGTAACCTGGACCGTAACGGTCTGCGTCCGGCGCGTTATGTCATTACCAAGGACAAGCTGATCACCTGCGCTTCAGAAGTCGGTATCTGGGATTACCAGCCGGATGAAGTGGTGGAAAAAGGCCGTGTTGGGCCAGGCGAACTGATGGTGATCGATACCCGTAGCGGCAAGATCCTGCACTCCGCCGAGACCGACAACGATCTGAAAAGCCGTCACCCTTATAAAGAGTGGATGGAAAAGAACGTTAAGCGTCTGGTGCCGTTCGAAGACCTGCCGGAAGATCAGGTGGGGAGCCGCGAACTCGACGATGCAACGCTGGAGACTTACCAGAAGCAGTTTGGTTACAGCAGCGAAGAGTTGGATCAGGTACTCCGCGTGCTGGGCGAGATTGGCCAGGAAGCCACTGGCTCAATGGGTGACGATACCCCGTTCGCCGTGCTTTCCAGCCGTCCTCGTATCATTTATGACTACTTCCGCCAGCAGTTTGCGCAGGTCACCAACCCGCCGATCGATCCACTGCGTGAAGCGCATGTCATGTCCCTGGCCACCAGCATCGGCCGCGAGATGAACGTATTCTGTGAAGCCGAAGGCCAGGCCCACCGCCTGAGCTTTAAATCGCCAATCCTGCTGTATTCCGATTTCAAGCAGTTGACCACGCTGGAAGGCGAATACTACCGTGCCGACACGCTCGATCTGACCTTCGATCCGGCAGAACAGGATCTGGAGCAGGCTGTCCGCGCTCTGTGTGACGAAGCGGAACGAAAAGTCCGTGATGGCGCAGTGTTGCTGGTCCTGTCCGACCGAGCCATTACCCCGCAACGTTTGCCGGTACCCGCACCCATGGCCGTGGGAGCCGTCCAGACCCGTCTGGTTGAAAAGAACCTGCGTTGCGATGCCAACATCATCGTCGAAACCGCCAGTGCCCGCGATCCTCATCATTTCGCCGTACTGCTGGGCTTTGGTGCCACCGCAATCTATCCTTACCTGGCCTACGAAACGCTGGCCAAGCTGGTAGACAGCCAGGCCATCGACAAGAAATACCGCGACGTGATGCTGAACTACCGTAACGGCATCAATAAAGGGCTGTACAAGATCATGTCCAAAATGGGCATCTCGACTATTGCCTCGTACCGTTGCTCCAAACTGTTTGAGGCCGTCGGCCTGCACCGCGATCTGTCCAATCTCTGTTTCCAGGGCGTGGTCAGCCGTATCGGTGGCGCGAGCTTCAGCGACTTCCAGCAGGATCTGCAGAATCTGTCTAAACGCGCCTGGCTGAAACGCAAACCGCTGGATCAAGGTGGGCTGCTGAAGTTCGTGCATAACGGTGAATATCACGCCTATAACCCGGACGTGGTGAATGCCCTGCAAAAAGCAGTACACAGCGGTGAATATAGCGACTATCAGGCTTACGCCAAACTGGTAAACGAACGTCCGGTAGCCACCCTGCGCGATCTGCTGGCAATCAAACCACTTGGCACACCGATCCCGGTTGATCAGGTTGAACCGGCGGAATCGTTGTTCCAGCGCTTTGATACCGCGGCCATGTCTATCGGGGCATTAAGCCCGGAAGCCCATGAGTCGCTGGCCATCGCCATGAACAGTCTTGGTGGCTTCTCCAACTCCGGCGAAGGCGGTGAAGATCCAGCGCGTTACGGCACCAACAAGGTTTCGCGTATCAAGCAGGTGGCTTCTGGTCGCTTTGGGGTGACTCCGGCCTATCTGGTTAACGCTGACGTGATTCAGATTAAAGTCGCGCAGGGTGCCAAGCCTGGTGAAGGTGGGCAATTGCCAGGGGATAAGGTCACGCCGTATATCGCCAAGCTGCGTTATTCGGTGCCAGGCGTTACCCTGATCTCGCCACCACCGCACCACGACATCTACTCGATAGAAGATTTGGCACAGCTGATTTTCGATTTGAAACAGGTGAACCCGAAAGCGATGATTTCGGTGAAACTGGTTTCCGAGCCAGGTGTAGGCACCATTGCCACCGGCGTGGCAAAAGCCTATGCCGATCTGATCACCATTGCCGGTTATGATGGCGGCACTGGCGCAAGCCCGCTGTCCTCCGTGAAATACGCCGGTTGCCCATGGGAACTGGGCCTGGTGGAAACGCAACAGGCGTTGGTCGCCAACGGCCTGCGCCACAAGATCCGCCTGCAGGTGGATGGCGGCCTGAAAACCGGCGTCGATATTGTCAAAGCAGCCATCCTGGGCGCGGAAAGCTTTGGCTTCGGTACCGGGCCGATGGTGGCGCTGGGTTGTAAATACCTGCGTATCTGCCACTTGAACAACTGTGCTACCGGTGTGGCGACCCAAGATGAAAAACTGCGCCGCGATCACTATCACGGCCTGCCAGAACGGGTGATCAACTACTTCCAGTTCATTGCCCGGGAAACCCGCGAAATCATGGCAGAGTTGGGTGTCAGCCAGTTGGTTGACCTGATTGGCCGCACAGAGTTCCTGACTGAACTGGACGGGATCTCGGCCAAGCAGAATAAGCTGGATCTGTCGCCATTGCTGAAAACCGCCACGCCGCACGCGGGTAAAGCGCTGCACTGCACCGAAAGCAGCAACCCGCCGTTCGATCAGGGGTTGCTGAATAAAGAGCTGCTGGCGCAAGCGTTGCCGCATGTCGAAGCGAAGCAAAGCAAGACCTTCTATTTCGATATCCGTAACACCGATCGCTCCGTGGGGGCCACCCTGTCGGGAACCATTGCGACGCTGCATGGTGACCAAGGTATGGCGGCCGATCCGATCAAGGCACATTTCTCAGGTACTGCTGGCCAGAGCTTCGGCGTGTGGAATGCCGGTGGTGTTGAATTAACCCTGACCGGTGATGCCAACGACTATGTGGGTAAAGGGATGGCCGGTGGCCGCATCGCCGTGCGTCCACCGGTGGGCTCTGCCTTCCGCAGCTTTGAGGCCAGCATCGTAGGGAATACCTGCCTGTATGGCGCAACTGGCGGCAAACTGTTTGCTGCTGGCCGTGCCGGTGAACGTTTCGCCGTGCGTAATTCCGGGGCAATTACCGTCGTTGAGGGCATTGGCGACAACGGCTGTGAATACATGACGGGCGGCATCGTCTGCGTGCTGGGTAAAACCGGTATCAACTTTGGTGCAGGCATGACCGGCGGTTTTGCCTACGTGCTGGATGAAGACGGCGAGTTCCGTAAACGCGTTAACCCGGAACTGGTGGAGGTTCTGGACGTCGATCAACTGGCGATTCATGAAGAACACCTGCGCGGCCTGATTACCGAGCATGTACAGTTGACCGGCTCATCGCGCGGGGAGGAAATTCTGGCAAACTGGCCGGTATGGGCGCCGAAGTTCGCGCTGGTCAAGCCAAAGTCCAGTGATGTCAAAGCACTGTTGGGTCATCGTAGTCGAAGCGCCGCCGAGCTGCGGGTTCAGGCACAGTAA
- the zapG gene encoding Z-ring associated protein ZapG gives MTWEYALIGLVVGIVIGAVAMRFGNRKLRQQQALQNELDKSKTELEEYRQELVGHFARSAELLDNMARDYRQLYQHMAKSSNNLLPDLPMQDNPFRYRLTEAEADNDQAPVEMPRDYSEGASGLLRGAPNRD, from the coding sequence ATGACCTGGGAGTATGCGCTGATTGGTTTGGTTGTCGGTATCGTGATTGGTGCGGTAGCGATGCGTTTTGGTAACCGGAAACTACGTCAACAACAAGCCTTACAAAACGAACTGGATAAAAGCAAAACCGAGCTCGAAGAGTACCGTCAGGAACTGGTTGGCCATTTTGCCCGCAGTGCCGAACTGCTGGATAACATGGCGCGCGATTATCGCCAGCTGTATCAGCACATGGCGAAAAGCTCCAATAACCTGTTGCCGGACCTGCCAATGCAGGATAACCCGTTCCGCTACCGCCTGACCGAAGCGGAAGCCGATAACGACCAGGCCCCGGTAGAAATGCCTCGTGACTACTCCGAAGGCGCTTCCGGCCTGCTGCGCGGTGCTCCAAACCGCGATTAA
- a CDS encoding glutamate synthase small subunit yields MSQNVYQFIDLQRVDPPKKPLKIRKIEFVEIYEPFSETQAKAQADRCLSCGNPYCEWKCPVHNYIPNWLKLANEGRIMEAADLAHQTNSLPEVCGRVCPQDRLCEGSCTLNDEFGAVTIGNIERYISDKAIEMGWKPDMSHVQPTGKRVAIIGAGPAGLACADVLTRNGVKAVVYDRHPEIGGLLTFGIPAFKLEKEVMVKRREIFSEMGIEFQLNTEVGKDIAMEALLNEYDAVFLGVGTYQSMRGGLENEDAPGVYDALPFLIANTKQLMGYEAQQHEPYVSMSGKRVVVLGGGDTAMDCVRTSIRQGATQVTCAYRRDEANMPGSRREVKNAREEGVEFKFNLQPLSIELNSAGRVAGVKMVRTQLGAPDANGRQVAEQVPGSEHVIDADAVVMAFGFRPHKMDWLAAHDVQLDKQGRILAPETPENAFQTSNPKIFAGGDAVRGSDLVVTAIAEGRKAAEGIMSYLEV; encoded by the coding sequence ATGAGTCAGAATGTTTATCAATTTATCGACCTGCAGCGTGTTGATCCGCCAAAGAAACCGCTGAAGATCCGCAAAATCGAGTTTGTGGAAATTTACGAACCCTTTTCGGAAACTCAGGCGAAAGCGCAGGCCGATCGCTGCCTGTCATGCGGCAACCCTTATTGCGAATGGAAATGCCCGGTTCACAACTATATTCCGAACTGGCTGAAGCTGGCGAACGAAGGCCGCATCATGGAAGCGGCCGATCTGGCACACCAGACCAACAGCCTGCCGGAAGTCTGTGGCCGCGTTTGCCCACAAGACCGTCTGTGTGAAGGTTCCTGCACACTGAACGACGAGTTTGGCGCAGTCACCATTGGCAACATCGAACGCTATATCAGTGATAAAGCGATTGAAATGGGCTGGAAGCCGGATATGTCTCACGTACAGCCGACCGGCAAGCGTGTGGCCATCATCGGTGCCGGGCCTGCGGGCCTGGCCTGTGCCGACGTATTGACCCGCAATGGGGTTAAGGCGGTGGTTTACGATCGCCATCCGGAAATTGGCGGCCTGCTGACCTTTGGCATTCCCGCCTTCAAGCTGGAAAAAGAAGTCATGGTCAAGCGCCGCGAAATCTTCAGTGAGATGGGCATAGAATTCCAACTCAATACCGAAGTCGGTAAAGACATTGCCATGGAAGCCCTGTTGAACGAATACGACGCGGTATTCCTTGGCGTAGGCACCTATCAATCAATGCGTGGCGGGTTGGAAAACGAAGATGCGCCGGGAGTATACGATGCCCTGCCGTTCCTGATCGCCAATACCAAGCAACTGATGGGCTACGAAGCACAGCAACACGAGCCTTATGTCAGCATGTCGGGCAAGCGTGTGGTGGTTCTCGGTGGCGGTGACACCGCAATGGACTGTGTGCGCACCTCTATCCGCCAAGGCGCTACCCAAGTGACCTGTGCATATCGCCGTGATGAAGCCAACATGCCGGGTTCCAGGCGTGAGGTGAAGAATGCGCGTGAGGAAGGGGTTGAATTCAAATTCAACCTGCAGCCGCTGAGCATTGAGCTTAACAGCGCGGGCCGCGTGGCCGGTGTCAAAATGGTACGCACCCAATTGGGCGCTCCCGATGCCAATGGCCGCCAGGTTGCCGAGCAGGTACCCGGTTCAGAACATGTGATCGACGCCGATGCCGTCGTCATGGCATTTGGTTTCCGCCCACACAAGATGGATTGGTTGGCTGCGCATGATGTGCAGTTGGATAAACAAGGCCGTATCCTGGCACCGGAAACGCCCGAAAACGCCTTCCAGACCAGCAACCCGAAAATCTTCGCCGGTGGCGATGCGGTACGCGGTTCTGATCTGGTGGTCACCGCGATTGCCGAGGGGCGTAAAGCCGCTGAAGGCATCATGAGTTACCTGGAAGTGTAA
- the sspA gene encoding stringent starvation protein SspA encodes MAVAANKRSVMTLFSGPTDIFSHQVRIVLAEKGVSVEIEQVEPDNLPQDLIDLNPYQTVPTLVDRELTLYESRIIMEYLDERFPHPPLMPVYPVARGESRLMMLRIEKNWYTLMYKIEQSNGQEAESARRQLREELLAIAPIFGQTPYFMSEEFSLVDCYLAPLLWRLPQLGIELSGAGSKELKGYMTRVFERDAFLASLTEAEREMRLQTRG; translated from the coding sequence ATGGCTGTCGCTGCCAACAAACGTTCGGTAATGACGCTGTTTTCTGGCCCGACCGACATCTTTAGCCATCAAGTACGTATCGTACTGGCGGAAAAAGGTGTCAGCGTCGAGATCGAGCAGGTTGAACCGGATAACCTGCCACAGGATCTGATTGACCTCAATCCTTACCAGACGGTACCGACGCTGGTCGATCGCGAACTGACGCTGTACGAATCCCGTATCATCATGGAATACCTCGATGAACGTTTTCCGCATCCACCGTTAATGCCGGTTTACCCGGTTGCGCGTGGTGAAAGCCGTTTGATGATGCTGCGTATCGAGAAAAACTGGTACACGCTGATGTACAAAATCGAGCAGAGCAACGGGCAGGAAGCGGAATCAGCACGTCGCCAACTGCGCGAAGAGCTGCTGGCGATTGCCCCAATCTTCGGCCAGACCCCGTACTTCATGAGTGAAGAGTTCAGCCTGGTAGATTGCTATCTGGCCCCGCTGCTGTGGCGTTTGCCGCAACTGGGTATTGAACTGAGCGGTGCCGGTTCCAAAGAACTGAAAGGTTACATGACGCGCGTATTCGAGCGTGATGCCTTCCTCGCCTCCCTGACCGAAGCTGAGCGCGAAATGCGCCTGCAGACTCGGGGCTAA
- the sspB gene encoding ClpXP protease specificity-enhancing factor — protein MDMSQMTPRRPYLLRAFYDWLLDNQLTPHLVVDVMRPDVQVPMEFARDGQIVLNIAPRAVGNLQLGDEAVSFNARFGGVPRQVLVPMAAVLAIYARENGAGTMFEPEAGYEAEGTFADQDNETSQTDNLMSVIDGDRPDNADDNGPDDEPPQPPRGGRPALRVVK, from the coding sequence ATGGATATGTCTCAGATGACCCCGCGCCGTCCTTATCTGTTGCGGGCCTTCTATGACTGGTTGTTGGATAACCAACTGACCCCTCACCTGGTGGTGGACGTTATGCGTCCTGACGTTCAGGTGCCTATGGAGTTTGCGCGCGATGGTCAGATCGTACTGAACATTGCTCCGCGCGCCGTAGGTAATCTGCAACTGGGTGACGAAGCAGTGAGTTTTAACGCGCGTTTTGGTGGCGTCCCGCGCCAGGTTCTGGTTCCCATGGCGGCGGTGTTGGCCATTTATGCACGGGAAAACGGGGCGGGCACCATGTTCGAACCGGAAGCCGGGTATGAAGCTGAAGGTACCTTCGCCGATCAGGATAATGAGACGAGCCAGACAGATAACCTGATGTCGGTGATTGACGGCGATCGTCCAGATAATGCCGATGATAATGGCCCTGATGATGAACCGCCGCAGCCGCCGCGTGGTGGTCGCCCGGCGTTGCGTGTCGTGAAGTAG
- the zapE gene encoding cell division protein ZapE, translating into MQVQSPLSRYQQALDAGEYQADAVQRQAVTQLDHIYQALQQQPMPGTTQGGIRSKLGRWFGKGEENVSQRPVQGLYMWGGVGRGKTWLMDLFFHSLPGDRKLRLHFHRFMLRVHEELTELQGNENPLEIVADGFKAQTDVLCFDEFFVSDITDAMLLATLLQALFARGITLVATSNILPENLYRNGLQRSRFLPAIDLIKEYCDVMNVDAGIDYRLRTLTQAHLYLTPLNAQTQETMDHIFLKLAGKRGEEAPVLQINHRPLPTLRAVEGVLAVDFHTLCEEARSQLDYIALSRLYHSVMLYNVRVMGPLKENTARRFLALVDEFYERHVKLVIAAEVPMFEIYQGEQLKFEFQRCLSRLQEMQSEEYLKLPHLP; encoded by the coding sequence ATGCAGGTACAGTCACCATTATCACGCTACCAGCAGGCGCTGGATGCGGGGGAATATCAGGCCGACGCGGTTCAGCGTCAGGCCGTTACGCAGTTGGATCATATCTATCAGGCTTTACAGCAGCAACCGATGCCAGGTACGACTCAGGGGGGCATACGAAGCAAGCTTGGCCGCTGGTTCGGCAAGGGCGAAGAAAACGTCTCTCAACGCCCGGTGCAGGGCCTCTATATGTGGGGGGGCGTTGGCCGCGGTAAAACCTGGCTGATGGATCTGTTCTTTCACAGCCTGCCTGGCGATCGCAAACTGCGGCTGCATTTCCACCGTTTTATGCTGCGGGTGCATGAAGAACTGACCGAATTGCAGGGGAACGAGAACCCGTTGGAAATCGTTGCTGATGGCTTCAAAGCACAAACGGACGTGCTGTGTTTTGATGAGTTCTTTGTTTCCGATATTACTGATGCCATGCTGCTAGCGACATTGTTGCAGGCTCTGTTCGCCCGTGGTATCACGCTGGTGGCGACATCCAATATTCTGCCGGAAAATCTGTATCGCAACGGTCTGCAGCGCTCACGGTTCTTGCCAGCGATCGATCTGATCAAAGAATACTGTGACGTGATGAACGTCGATGCAGGGATCGATTACCGCCTGCGGACGTTGACGCAAGCCCACCTGTATCTGACGCCGCTTAATGCGCAGACGCAGGAAACAATGGATCATATTTTCCTCAAGCTGGCAGGAAAGCGCGGGGAAGAGGCTCCCGTATTGCAAATCAATCATCGGCCACTGCCAACGCTGCGCGCAGTGGAAGGCGTCTTGGCGGTTGATTTCCATACCTTGTGTGAAGAGGCTCGTAGCCAACTGGACTACATTGCGCTGTCACGCCTTTATCACAGCGTGATGCTCTATAATGTGCGGGTTATGGGGCCATTAAAAGAAAATACTGCCCGCCGCTTCCTGGCGTTGGTGGATGAATTCTATGAACGCCACGTTAAACTGGTGATCGCCGCCGAAGTGCCGATGTTCGAGATCTATCAGGGGGAACAGCTGAAATTTGAGTTCCAGCGCTGCCTGTCACGCTTACAGGAGATGCAGAGCGAGGAGTATCTTAAGCTGCCGCACCTGCCATAA
- the rplM gene encoding 50S ribosomal protein L13 produces the protein MKTFTAKPETVKRDWYVVDADGKTLGRLATELARRLRGKHKAEYTPHVDTGDYIIVLNAEKVAVTGNKRNDKMYYHHTGHIGGIKEATFEEMIARRPERVIEIAVKGMLPKGPLGRAMFRKLKVYAGTEHNHAAQQPQVLDI, from the coding sequence ATGAAAACTTTTACAGCTAAACCAGAAACCGTAAAACGCGACTGGTATGTAGTTGATGCAGACGGTAAAACTTTAGGCCGCCTCGCTACTGAACTGGCTCGTCGTCTGCGCGGCAAGCATAAAGCGGAATACACCCCGCACGTTGATACTGGTGATTACATCATCGTTCTGAACGCAGAAAAAGTTGCTGTAACCGGCAACAAGCGTAATGACAAGATGTACTACCACCACACCGGCCACATCGGTGGTATCAAAGAAGCGACCTTTGAAGAGATGATTGCCCGCCGTCCTGAGCGTGTGATTGAAATCGCGGTTAAAGGCATGCTGCCGAAGGGCCCGCTGGGTCGTGCAATGTTCCGTAAACTGAAAGTTTACGCGGGTACTGAGCACAATCACGCGGCACAGCAACCGCAAGTTCTTGACATCTAA
- the degQ gene encoding serine endoprotease DegQ, which produces MKKKSLILSALAMSIGLTLASVPVANAAMPVAVEGQALPSLAPMLEKVLPAVVSVRVEGTQVQRQQLPEQFKFFFGPNMPSQKESSRPFEGLGSGVIIDAAKGYILTNNHVINNADKISVQLNDGREYDAKLIGRDEQSDIALLQVADVKNLTAVKMADSDKLRVGDFAVAVGNPFGLGQTATSGIISALGRSGLSLEGLENFIQTDASINRGNSGGALVNLNGELIGINTAILAPGGGNIGIGFAIPSNMAQSLSKQLIEFGEVKRGLLGIKGSEMTADMAKAFKTDAQRGAFVSEVLPKSAAAKAGIKAGDILISLDGKPINSFAELRAKVGTTAPGTTLKVGLLREGKPMELSVTLDNSENTSTNAETLSPSLQGASLSNGTLPNGNKGVKIDNVDKGSPAAQVGLQKGDVIIGVNRERIENITALRKLIESKPAVMALSIVRGDESIYLLLR; this is translated from the coding sequence ATGAAGAAAAAATCCTTAATCCTTAGCGCATTAGCAATGAGTATTGGCCTGACGCTGGCCTCCGTACCGGTGGCCAACGCAGCTATGCCTGTGGCCGTTGAAGGTCAGGCACTGCCAAGCCTGGCCCCCATGTTGGAAAAAGTCCTGCCCGCCGTGGTGAGTGTGCGTGTGGAAGGTACTCAGGTACAACGCCAACAGTTACCCGAGCAGTTCAAGTTCTTCTTTGGCCCGAACATGCCTTCACAGAAGGAAAGCTCTCGTCCTTTTGAAGGGTTGGGTTCCGGTGTCATTATCGATGCGGCGAAAGGTTATATCCTTACCAATAACCATGTGATCAATAACGCGGATAAAATCAGCGTGCAGCTCAACGATGGTCGCGAATATGACGCCAAGCTGATTGGCCGTGACGAACAGTCCGATATTGCCCTTTTACAGGTAGCCGATGTCAAAAACCTGACGGCGGTAAAAATGGCGGATTCCGACAAACTGCGCGTCGGTGATTTCGCCGTTGCCGTGGGTAACCCATTTGGCCTGGGTCAGACTGCCACTTCAGGCATTATCTCCGCACTGGGCCGCAGCGGCCTGAGCCTGGAAGGATTGGAGAACTTTATCCAGACTGACGCCTCCATCAACCGGGGCAACTCCGGCGGCGCATTGGTTAACCTTAACGGCGAACTGATCGGCATCAACACCGCGATCCTGGCGCCAGGTGGCGGCAATATCGGTATCGGCTTCGCTATTCCAAGCAACATGGCACAAAGCCTGAGCAAACAGCTTATCGAATTTGGCGAAGTGAAACGGGGCCTGCTGGGGATCAAGGGCAGTGAAATGACTGCCGATATGGCCAAAGCGTTCAAAACCGACGCTCAGCGCGGCGCCTTTGTCAGCGAAGTGCTGCCAAAATCTGCCGCCGCCAAAGCGGGAATCAAAGCCGGTGACATTCTGATCTCTCTGGACGGCAAACCGATCAACAGCTTTGCCGAGCTACGCGCCAAAGTCGGAACCACTGCACCAGGCACTACTCTTAAAGTGGGTCTGCTGCGTGAAGGTAAGCCGATGGAGCTCTCCGTCACGCTGGACAACAGCGAAAATACGTCGACCAATGCAGAAACGCTGTCACCTTCGCTGCAGGGTGCCTCCCTCAGTAACGGGACATTGCCCAACGGCAATAAAGGCGTGAAGATCGACAATGTTGATAAAGGTTCGCCGGCGGCGCAGGTTGGCCTGCAGAAAGGGGATGTGATTATCGGTGTCAACCGCGAGCGCATTGAGAACATCACGGCCTTACGCAAACTGATCGAATCCAAACCCGCGGTTATGGCGTTGAGTATCGTACGCGGTGACGAGAGCATTTACCTGCTGCTGCGTTAA